From Halodesulfovibrio aestuarii DSM 17919 = ATCC 29578, the proteins below share one genomic window:
- a CDS encoding metallophosphoesterase family protein: protein MKPSFSFIHAADLHLDAAFKGVANVSSQVAGALRAATFEALERLTELACSERPLFVVLAGDVYNQEDQSLKARFALLDACKRMRDAGVRVFIVHGNHDPLLETEKSFSFPDNVHIFGSDSVEQVRIENINGELVTVVHGVSHGKHNERRKLARQYSRTEDDVFQIAVLHCTVDSVAASEQYAPASIADFAKSGIEYWALGHIHEQQIVSREPFVVYSGNIQGLHINEQGERGCLLVNVENGEVSTRHHTLGGILWKIESVDISNVAQVDLLEEVVESCLENVAQQLPTACKGVIVRLVLEGRSILDAELRKNGAVKELEERIREGQMESSPFVWLKDIELACKPDIDIEAMRSRPDLLGEALTVADQLTREEGVVELRDSVSELFGSPTSKRHLTILSDEELVQLATEAQYLCLDLLEAD from the coding sequence ATGAAACCGTCATTTTCTTTTATCCACGCAGCAGATTTGCATCTGGATGCAGCCTTTAAGGGTGTTGCCAATGTATCATCACAGGTGGCAGGAGCTCTGCGTGCTGCTACATTTGAAGCTTTGGAACGTTTAACGGAGCTTGCATGCAGCGAACGCCCTTTGTTCGTTGTGCTCGCTGGAGACGTTTATAATCAGGAAGATCAGAGCCTGAAGGCTCGTTTTGCTCTGCTTGATGCGTGTAAACGGATGCGTGATGCGGGAGTTCGAGTTTTTATTGTTCACGGAAACCATGACCCATTGCTGGAAACAGAGAAATCTTTCAGCTTTCCTGATAATGTGCATATTTTTGGTTCAGATAGTGTTGAGCAGGTGCGTATTGAAAACATAAACGGCGAGCTAGTTACGGTCGTTCATGGTGTGAGTCATGGAAAACACAACGAGCGTAGAAAACTGGCAAGACAATATTCGCGTACGGAAGATGATGTTTTTCAAATTGCTGTGCTGCATTGTACGGTTGATTCGGTTGCTGCTTCTGAACAATATGCTCCGGCAAGTATAGCAGATTTTGCTAAGTCCGGTATTGAATACTGGGCTCTTGGTCATATCCACGAGCAGCAGATCGTGAGTCGTGAACCTTTTGTTGTCTATTCAGGCAATATTCAAGGTCTGCATATTAACGAGCAAGGAGAGCGTGGCTGTTTGCTTGTTAATGTTGAAAATGGTGAAGTTTCAACTCGGCATCATACTCTTGGTGGGATTTTATGGAAGATTGAATCTGTTGATATATCTAACGTGGCGCAGGTTGATCTACTTGAAGAGGTTGTGGAGTCTTGTTTAGAAAATGTGGCGCAGCAACTCCCAACAGCCTGCAAAGGCGTTATTGTACGCCTTGTGCTTGAAGGACGGAGCATTCTCGATGCCGAACTGAGGAAGAATGGCGCAGTAAAAGAGCTTGAGGAGCGTATCCGTGAGGGGCAGATGGAAAGCAGTCCATTTGTCTGGCTGAAAGATATAGAGCTGGCGTGTAAGCCGGATATAGATATTGAAGCCATGCGCAGCCGCCCTGATCTACTTGGTGAAGCCTTAACTGTTGCTGATCAGTTAACAAGAGAAGAAGGTGTTGTTGAACTGCGTGACTCAGTGAGTGAACTATTCGGTTCACCTACAAGTAAACGCCATCTAACTATTCTTTCTGATGAGGAGTTGGTGCAGCTTGCTACAGAAGCACAATATTTATGTCTTGATTTGCTTGAGGCTGACTAA
- the dnaN gene encoding DNA polymerase III subunit beta, whose amino-acid sequence MYLKVFKEDVIDGLLKAANIIPAKTGAAYLRSVWLKAEGGMLQILSTDSNIEFSGNYTADVTEEGLAGVQGRAFVDLVKKMPAGEITLRLEEDSNNLLIEQGRKRYKLPVNEATWFQNFSDFPEANSVYWSGDFLQEVIDKISFCISDEDTMEAIACLSIKPMEEQYIEACGLNGHQFSMQRFLNDELHALLPEDGILLQKKYLNELKKWLGGDEIELNIDNKRLFFRTGDKREVFTIPLSYYQYPDYNSFLSRLGCDDVTKLTVDRKLMIDALDRLLIFNTDNNRCTYFTFNGSEVELASQGQEVGIAKEYVDAEVSGDIEKIAFPTRNLIEILNHYQSEKLTFILTGTEGPCGLRGSDDPEYTVIIMPMKIVEETYYSEEEV is encoded by the coding sequence ATGTATTTAAAAGTATTTAAAGAAGACGTCATTGACGGTCTCCTGAAGGCTGCTAATATCATTCCTGCAAAAACAGGAGCAGCCTACTTACGTTCTGTCTGGCTTAAAGCTGAAGGCGGAATGTTGCAGATCCTTTCTACTGATTCAAATATTGAATTCAGCGGTAACTACACAGCTGACGTAACAGAAGAAGGCCTGGCTGGCGTACAAGGCAGAGCTTTTGTTGATCTGGTAAAAAAAATGCCAGCAGGCGAAATCACCCTTCGTCTAGAAGAGGACAGTAATAATCTTCTCATCGAACAGGGAAGAAAGCGCTACAAGCTTCCTGTAAACGAAGCGACGTGGTTCCAAAATTTCTCTGATTTCCCTGAAGCAAATTCTGTTTATTGGTCAGGTGACTTTCTTCAGGAAGTAATCGATAAAATTTCTTTTTGTATTTCTGATGAAGATACTATGGAGGCAATTGCTTGTCTGTCCATTAAGCCAATGGAAGAGCAGTACATCGAAGCATGCGGTCTAAATGGACACCAGTTCTCAATGCAGCGTTTCCTTAATGACGAACTGCATGCACTGCTTCCTGAAGATGGTATTCTTCTTCAGAAAAAATATCTTAATGAACTCAAGAAGTGGCTCGGTGGTGATGAAATCGAGCTGAATATTGATAATAAACGTCTCTTTTTCCGTACTGGCGATAAACGTGAAGTTTTTACGATTCCTTTATCGTACTATCAGTACCCTGATTACAATTCATTCTTATCCCGTCTGGGGTGTGATGATGTGACGAAGCTGACCGTTGATCGTAAACTAATGATTGACGCTTTAGACCGTCTCCTCATCTTCAACACAGACAACAACCGTTGCACCTACTTCACCTTTAACGGCAGTGAAGTGGAGCTTGCATCTCAGGGACAGGAAGTAGGTATTGCAAAAGAATACGTGGACGCAGAAGTGTCTGGTGACATTGAAAAAATTGCGTTCCCGACACGTAATCTGATCGAAATCCTCAATCACTACCAGTCTGAAAAGTTGACCTTTATTCTTACCGGAACAGAAGGTCCATGTGGTTTACGCGGTAGTGACGATCCGGAATACACTGTAATTATTATGCCAATGAAGATTGTAGAAGAGACTTACTACAGCGAGGAAGAAGTTTAA
- the gyrB gene encoding DNA topoisomerase (ATP-hydrolyzing) subunit B, with protein MTNKSQYTADSIQILEGLSAVRKRPAMYIGSTDVRGLHHLVYEVVDNSIDEAMAGFCDKITVKIHLDNSVTVQDNGRGIPVDMHPKEKRPAVEVVMTVLHAGGKFDNDAYKVSGGLHGVGVSCVNALSEYLEVTIDREGSRYKQRYERGVPVTGVDEVGTSRRRGTTIRFRPDEEIFETNQFVFETLKKRFEELAYLNSGLEIEFNDERSGDSSVFKAEGGIKQFVKDMNTGEGGMHAIIYGSGYGTGAHKNIFVEYALQYNASYKENLLTFCNNIRTKEGGTHLQGFKTALTRAINAYIQAADLPRKYKVKLSGDDVREGLTGVISAKIPQPQFEGQTKTKLGNSEVAGIVSALVYEQLMTYFEENPKDARSVIEKAVDAARARDAARKAKDLVRRKGALGDNSLPGKLADCQSKKPEESELYIVEGDSAGGSAKQGRNPNSQAILPLRGKILNVEKTRFDKMLANKEIKAMITAMGAGIGEEDTDYDKLRYHKIIIMTDADVDGAHIRTLLLTFFFRQYPELITRGHLYIAQPPLYRAHSSRFERFIKDDEELTSFLLERVAKDLIIVGANGVEFAGEDLKGLLNTVRSIKGKMREAGNVGIKEDLFRTLLDYDKRLFPQNFEEEKLNGLGALLEERDYSVLIEKEEDEIDARTFLIFEDLNGHRTRIGTEFFNSKMYKVPYIAFDDLRSMCGGLNFTLRRKDAEVEVDDVLELVDIVMQEARKGLNVQRYKGLGEMNPDQLWETTMNPENRVFLQVTIDDAEEASETFEKLMGDKVEPRREFIERNALNVQELDI; from the coding sequence ATGACCAATAAGAGTCAATATACTGCGGATAGTATTCAAATTCTTGAAGGACTTTCCGCGGTCCGTAAGCGTCCGGCTATGTACATCGGCAGCACGGATGTTCGCGGTTTACATCATCTCGTTTATGAAGTTGTGGACAACTCCATTGACGAAGCTATGGCAGGATTTTGTGACAAGATCACAGTAAAAATCCATCTTGATAACAGTGTAACTGTTCAAGATAATGGCCGTGGTATCCCTGTAGATATGCATCCCAAAGAAAAACGTCCTGCTGTAGAAGTTGTTATGACTGTCCTGCATGCTGGTGGTAAATTTGATAATGATGCATACAAAGTATCCGGCGGCTTGCACGGCGTTGGCGTTTCCTGTGTAAACGCATTGTCAGAATATCTCGAAGTTACCATCGATAGAGAAGGTTCTCGCTACAAGCAGCGCTATGAGCGTGGTGTACCTGTTACCGGTGTTGATGAAGTTGGAACTTCAAGACGTCGTGGAACAACTATTCGTTTCCGTCCGGATGAAGAAATTTTTGAGACTAATCAGTTTGTTTTTGAAACGCTCAAAAAACGTTTTGAAGAACTTGCCTATTTGAACTCCGGTCTTGAGATTGAATTTAACGATGAACGCTCCGGTGACTCTTCAGTTTTCAAAGCTGAAGGTGGCATAAAGCAGTTTGTTAAAGATATGAATACCGGCGAAGGTGGCATGCATGCCATTATCTACGGTAGCGGTTACGGTACTGGAGCTCATAAGAATATCTTTGTTGAGTACGCATTACAGTATAATGCTAGCTACAAAGAAAACTTGCTTACATTTTGTAACAATATCCGCACAAAAGAGGGTGGTACCCACCTTCAGGGCTTTAAAACAGCACTTACCCGCGCAATCAATGCCTACATTCAGGCCGCAGATTTGCCACGTAAGTATAAAGTAAAGCTTTCCGGTGATGATGTTCGTGAAGGTCTTACCGGCGTTATCAGCGCAAAAATTCCTCAGCCTCAGTTTGAAGGCCAGACAAAAACAAAACTCGGTAACAGTGAGGTTGCCGGTATTGTATCTGCTCTGGTGTACGAACAGTTGATGACCTATTTTGAAGAAAATCCGAAAGACGCACGGTCCGTTATCGAAAAAGCTGTTGATGCGGCTCGTGCCCGTGATGCTGCGCGTAAAGCAAAAGACCTTGTTCGCCGTAAAGGTGCTCTCGGTGATAACTCTCTGCCGGGTAAGCTTGCAGACTGCCAGTCCAAAAAGCCGGAAGAGTCCGAACTCTACATTGTGGAAGGTGACTCTGCGGGTGGTTCTGCGAAACAGGGGCGTAACCCTAACTCGCAGGCTATTCTGCCTCTTCGCGGCAAAATCTTGAACGTTGAAAAAACACGTTTTGACAAGATGCTTGCGAACAAAGAGATTAAGGCGATGATTACGGCAATGGGGGCCGGTATCGGTGAAGAGGATACTGATTACGATAAACTCCGTTATCATAAGATCATTATTATGACAGATGCGGACGTGGACGGCGCGCATATCCGTACGCTGCTGCTCACATTTTTCTTCCGTCAGTACCCTGAACTTATCACCCGCGGGCATCTCTATATCGCTCAGCCTCCATTGTACCGTGCCCATTCTTCCCGTTTTGAGCGTTTCATAAAGGATGACGAAGAGCTCACATCGTTTCTTCTTGAACGTGTAGCGAAAGACCTTATTATTGTGGGTGCTAATGGCGTAGAATTCGCCGGAGAGGACTTAAAAGGACTTTTAAACACTGTGCGTTCTATTAAAGGGAAAATGCGTGAGGCGGGAAATGTGGGCATAAAAGAGGATCTTTTCCGTACTCTTCTTGACTATGATAAGCGTCTTTTCCCTCAAAACTTTGAAGAAGAGAAGCTTAACGGTCTTGGCGCGCTGCTTGAAGAGCGCGACTATTCTGTTCTGATTGAAAAAGAAGAAGACGAGATTGACGCACGTACCTTCCTTATCTTTGAAGACTTGAATGGACACCGTACCCGTATCGGTACAGAATTTTTCAACTCCAAAATGTATAAGGTCCCGTATATTGCCTTTGATGACCTGCGCAGTATGTGCGGCGGCTTGAACTTTACCTTACGTCGTAAGGACGCTGAGGTTGAAGTGGATGACGTGCTTGAGCTTGTGGATATCGTTATGCAGGAAGCTCGTAAGGGACTGAACGTACAGCGTTACAAAGGTCTTGGTGAGATGAACCCTGATCAATTGTGGGAAACTACTATGAATCCGGAAAACCGTGTTTTCTTGCAGGTCACAATTGATGATGCGGAAGAAGCAAGTGAAACCTTTGAAAAACTCATGGGTGACAAAGTAGAGCCGCGCCGTGAATTTATTGAACGAAATGCGCTTAACGTGCAGGAACTGGATATTTAG
- a CDS encoding pseudouridine synthase family protein, which translates to MGQVEFVVVTPEEAGQKLLQFLQRRVDKEVPKSAIMRWIRTGQVRLNKGRVKPFVRLKQDDIVRIPPYTVDESAPSSEQKKEQEDSASNNIALNIVNESDGLLVLHKPAGLPVQPGTGHQDAVTTRLKIQYVDAPFCPTPAHRLDKNTSGLLLVATSYTRLQELHKLFRNEHALGKHYLAWVEGRWEHPETVQLYDQLSKQAQVDGKERMETGDGKESLCTVTPLLVTNKKSLLHISLQTGRTHQIRVQLSSRNHPIIGDTKYGASPNPQGMLLHAWRIILPTESFVCMPTWKSPFFVGNELVETI; encoded by the coding sequence ATGGGACAGGTTGAGTTTGTGGTTGTTACGCCGGAAGAAGCCGGTCAGAAGTTGCTGCAATTTTTGCAGCGTCGTGTTGACAAAGAAGTTCCTAAGAGCGCGATTATGCGTTGGATTCGAACTGGACAGGTGCGTCTTAATAAAGGACGAGTGAAGCCTTTTGTTCGCTTAAAGCAGGATGATATAGTTCGGATTCCACCCTATACTGTTGATGAGTCAGCGCCTTCTTCTGAGCAGAAAAAAGAGCAGGAGGATTCCGCCAGCAACAATATTGCTCTTAATATAGTAAACGAAAGTGATGGCCTGCTTGTATTGCACAAGCCTGCAGGATTACCAGTTCAACCTGGAACAGGTCATCAGGATGCAGTAACAACACGTTTAAAAATTCAATATGTTGATGCACCTTTTTGCCCTACCCCTGCTCATCGGCTAGATAAAAATACGTCCGGCTTGTTACTGGTTGCAACTAGCTACACCCGTTTGCAGGAGTTACATAAACTTTTTCGTAATGAGCATGCTCTTGGTAAACATTATCTGGCATGGGTTGAAGGGCGCTGGGAGCATCCTGAAACAGTACAGTTATATGATCAACTGAGTAAACAGGCGCAGGTGGATGGAAAGGAACGTATGGAAACGGGAGATGGTAAAGAATCTCTCTGCACTGTTACTCCCTTGCTTGTAACAAATAAAAAATCGTTGTTACATATCTCATTACAAACAGGTCGTACGCATCAGATTCGGGTGCAGCTTTCCAGTAGGAATCACCCTATCATCGGGGATACTAAATATGGTGCTTCGCCTAACCCGCAGGGCATGCTGCTTCATGCATGGCGGATTATTTTACCGACAGAATCTTTTGTATGCATGCCAACATGGAAGTCCCCATTTTTTGTAGGTAATGAACTAGTAGAGACGATTTAA
- a CDS encoding helix-turn-helix domain-containing protein has protein sequence MLKNGLRNFLEQQYSEKDLRNWFDPLTIRYGHAEKSVSVAFPHAFFGSWFTTHGKTALEQAVRDYISPEVVVLYETPLASAATKQVSAASNTAVQETPASVVSRTVPNTQFTFDTFLHNAKNIFPVASAKEVAKTDIPPKYNPLVIAGPSGSGKTHLLRAIAHSIIELRGEESIFLGNIEDLASLYQDGSPGARFEMRKKIVQKNFFLLDDLQRLEDFPILQEELIALFDAFHDNNKQMVFCCTDGLTAHNFLLPTLRSRLEWGLLAQLKPQDMDIRIKYVTNYLKNNQIKLTNDQIILLCQRFGDFRLLQGVLLKLSAFKELMHTEVSEYEFNQIIEHTDNTKTNPLTPDIIIGIVAKHYMLQTKDLLSEKRHQKIVLARQIAMYLTRTLLGSSYPALGRMFGGKDHSTVIYAVNKIKKFIVKNKDTKLLINELKEKCLTATK, from the coding sequence TTGCTGAAAAACGGGCTGAGAAATTTTCTCGAACAGCAGTATTCTGAAAAGGATCTGCGCAATTGGTTCGACCCCCTCACTATACGCTATGGTCATGCCGAAAAAAGCGTATCTGTTGCCTTTCCTCATGCCTTTTTCGGCTCATGGTTTACCACACATGGAAAAACAGCGCTGGAACAGGCTGTGCGGGATTATATTAGTCCTGAAGTTGTTGTGTTGTATGAAACTCCGCTTGCATCTGCTGCAACGAAACAAGTATCGGCTGCATCTAATACTGCCGTGCAGGAAACACCTGCATCAGTCGTTAGCCGTACAGTTCCCAACACTCAGTTCACATTCGACACGTTTTTGCATAACGCAAAAAATATATTCCCAGTTGCAAGCGCAAAAGAAGTGGCCAAAACGGATATTCCCCCAAAATATAATCCGCTTGTTATTGCTGGCCCTTCAGGGAGTGGAAAAACCCATTTATTACGAGCTATTGCACACTCAATTATAGAGCTACGCGGAGAGGAATCAATTTTCTTAGGAAATATTGAAGATCTGGCGTCGTTGTATCAGGACGGCAGCCCTGGCGCCCGTTTTGAAATGCGAAAGAAAATTGTCCAGAAGAATTTCTTTTTACTGGATGATTTGCAACGATTGGAAGATTTTCCGATTCTGCAAGAAGAGTTGATAGCACTCTTTGATGCATTTCATGACAATAATAAACAGATGGTGTTCTGTTGTACGGATGGACTGACAGCACATAACTTTTTATTACCAACCTTGCGCTCCCGTCTGGAGTGGGGACTACTGGCTCAGCTGAAGCCGCAAGATATGGACATAAGAATAAAATATGTGACCAACTATCTGAAAAATAATCAGATAAAGCTGACTAATGATCAGATCATTCTTTTGTGTCAGCGCTTTGGAGATTTCAGACTATTGCAAGGAGTGCTGCTTAAACTATCGGCATTTAAAGAACTTATGCATACTGAAGTCTCTGAATATGAATTTAATCAGATTATCGAGCATACGGATAACACAAAAACCAATCCACTTACCCCTGACATTATTATAGGGATAGTAGCAAAACATTACATGCTACAGACAAAAGATTTGTTGAGTGAAAAACGGCACCAGAAAATCGTACTTGCCAGACAGATCGCAATGTATCTAACCCGTACTTTACTTGGTTCTTCGTACCCGGCTCTTGGCAGAATGTTTGGCGGCAAAGATCACTCTACAGTCATCTATGCTGTTAATAAGATTAAGAAATTTATAGTTAAGAACAAAGATACGAAACTTTTAATAAACGAGCTGAAGGAAAAGTGCTTAACAGCCACAAAGTAA
- a CDS encoding ATP-binding protein gives MRITDLYINGFGVFAEQKLSGFSSGVNVFLGNNEAGKSTCLSFLRYMLFGLPRKGKNISHYEPLRGGKHAGVLGLATQKFGALRLERSFKPKRVAITGGNGGQMDESALQALLGNVSRDLYTNVYGFSLTELQSKEALTGDAVRNALYGTVHGGGASYTDVMKHLSTKREALFKKGGKVLPLNKHIKDLEQLRKDMNACDDSVAAYLAVSQKISELEDELAERTVALRKLGIEAGTVNADIRLWGIFTEYKEKKAALEAVQPLVVFPQDGLLRFDSHNSSAQEKREQLAKVKAGIETTQREIEAKQTLVNSELIMQQDVVRALSEEKAVMVGKQNELEQLGLEQKALQRDLAETFEQLGADWNAERVSAFDLSDNTRREVAQFEEQTGAAKQAVTLAQNETVRLAGVLEDARRNLEQYKYEFENNVDVRRFSALKGELNSVSGDLQQSKDVLRAVRSRLPKVLASENASTITPLMVTAAFGVVGAGIVALPSFIPVSPYILYSGIAVIVLAIAGGVLTTMQRSKKISAQQHDVLELMSSAPLLFPQPEVTEECLLQAEDLFEDMQRGIMVCEALQEKLHLAQKQHDEAQKLFEKGSCNEQDAADILTRVNSKVKQWLTERGLSSGLRVQHIPETLQLIKDAKSNISQLSDLEARKTFVQGALEAFAKQQDALCAAACIEPEYAFDRTIKRSVTQDKLLRILTESQSAQIEILGLSDALRKDMESAKVLRDSVVKHEEEIHALFTAANAIDEESFRTKHAIYMQQQELLSAFNALNASLVAASDDGDISQLAARIGQQSEQELAIKASELAATIEVREKELEELRQELIQAKVEQEKLTSTEELAYKRNQSEALKEEANGLAKEWARYRIAEHLLSRARERFEREQQPEVVKQAGIFFKTITKGAYSGVFKPLGEEDIFALAEDGTRRKPEELSRGTVEQLYLSLRLGHILSHSNQNEPLPVIMDDIMVNFDPIRAASTAETITELATHNQVFLFTCHPQTVEIMRNHAQDVGVYTVVNGLLDVETG, from the coding sequence ATGCGGATTACTGATCTTTATATAAACGGCTTTGGTGTTTTTGCAGAACAGAAATTATCCGGATTTTCTTCCGGCGTGAATGTTTTTCTTGGGAACAATGAAGCGGGAAAATCCACCTGCCTATCTTTTTTACGGTACATGTTGTTTGGATTACCGCGAAAAGGGAAAAATATTTCGCACTACGAGCCGCTTCGTGGTGGCAAGCACGCCGGTGTGCTGGGGCTTGCTACACAAAAGTTTGGTGCACTGCGGCTTGAGCGTTCTTTTAAACCGAAGCGTGTAGCAATTACCGGTGGAAATGGCGGGCAAATGGATGAATCAGCCTTGCAGGCATTACTTGGTAATGTTTCCCGCGATCTCTACACGAATGTGTATGGTTTTTCCCTCACAGAATTACAAAGCAAAGAAGCTTTAACCGGTGATGCTGTTCGTAACGCCTTATACGGAACAGTGCATGGTGGCGGTGCTTCCTATACTGATGTGATGAAGCACCTTTCTACAAAGCGTGAGGCTTTGTTTAAAAAAGGCGGTAAAGTTCTTCCATTAAATAAGCATATCAAAGACCTTGAGCAGCTTCGCAAAGATATGAATGCTTGTGATGACAGTGTTGCTGCGTATCTGGCTGTTTCACAAAAAATTTCCGAACTTGAAGATGAGCTTGCAGAACGAACTGTTGCGTTGCGTAAATTGGGCATCGAAGCCGGAACTGTAAACGCGGACATTCGTTTGTGGGGCATTTTTACCGAATATAAAGAAAAGAAAGCAGCGCTTGAGGCTGTTCAGCCGCTTGTTGTTTTTCCGCAGGATGGATTACTTCGTTTTGATAGCCATAACAGTAGCGCACAAGAAAAACGTGAGCAGTTAGCCAAGGTTAAGGCTGGCATTGAGACGACACAACGGGAGATCGAAGCTAAGCAGACACTGGTTAATTCAGAGCTTATTATGCAACAGGATGTTGTGCGTGCCTTAAGCGAAGAAAAAGCTGTAATGGTGGGCAAACAAAACGAACTGGAGCAGCTGGGACTGGAACAGAAAGCCCTTCAACGTGATCTTGCTGAGACGTTTGAACAGCTTGGTGCTGATTGGAATGCAGAGCGTGTGTCTGCATTTGATTTATCTGATAATACGCGTCGTGAAGTTGCTCAATTTGAAGAACAAACGGGCGCCGCCAAGCAGGCTGTTACGCTTGCCCAGAACGAAACAGTACGTCTTGCCGGAGTACTTGAAGATGCGCGACGTAATCTTGAGCAATATAAATATGAATTTGAAAATAATGTTGACGTAAGACGTTTCTCTGCCTTGAAAGGTGAGCTTAATTCTGTATCGGGTGACCTGCAACAGAGTAAAGATGTTTTGCGAGCAGTCCGCTCACGCTTACCAAAGGTGCTTGCATCGGAAAATGCTTCTACCATTACGCCGCTTATGGTTACGGCTGCCTTTGGAGTTGTTGGCGCGGGTATTGTTGCCTTGCCGAGTTTTATACCAGTCTCTCCGTACATTTTGTATTCGGGAATTGCGGTTATTGTCTTGGCAATCGCCGGGGGGGTGTTGACCACAATGCAACGGAGCAAAAAAATATCGGCCCAACAGCACGATGTTTTGGAGTTGATGAGTAGCGCGCCGTTATTGTTTCCTCAACCGGAAGTTACTGAAGAGTGTCTGCTTCAGGCGGAAGATTTATTTGAAGACATGCAGCGTGGTATCATGGTGTGCGAGGCTTTGCAGGAAAAGCTGCATCTCGCTCAAAAACAACATGATGAAGCGCAGAAGCTGTTTGAAAAAGGAAGTTGTAATGAGCAAGATGCGGCCGATATTCTAACGAGAGTCAATTCCAAGGTAAAACAATGGCTGACTGAGCGCGGATTATCGTCAGGCCTGCGTGTGCAGCATATTCCGGAAACCCTACAGCTTATTAAGGATGCTAAATCTAACATTAGTCAGCTTTCCGACTTAGAAGCTCGTAAAACATTTGTACAGGGTGCTCTTGAAGCATTTGCAAAGCAGCAGGATGCTCTTTGTGCGGCAGCATGTATTGAGCCGGAATATGCTTTCGATCGTACTATTAAACGTAGTGTAACGCAGGATAAGTTACTTCGGATATTGACAGAATCTCAATCAGCCCAGATTGAGATTCTGGGGTTATCAGATGCGCTGCGCAAGGATATGGAATCAGCCAAAGTTCTTCGCGATTCTGTAGTAAAACATGAAGAAGAGATTCATGCATTATTTACAGCAGCAAATGCAATAGATGAAGAGTCATTTAGAACAAAGCATGCAATCTACATGCAGCAGCAAGAATTGTTATCTGCTTTTAACGCGTTGAATGCGTCTCTTGTAGCCGCAAGCGATGATGGGGATATTAGTCAGCTTGCAGCGCGAATTGGTCAACAGAGCGAGCAGGAGCTTGCAATAAAGGCATCTGAGTTAGCTGCAACCATTGAAGTGAGAGAGAAAGAGCTGGAAGAGCTGCGACAGGAACTTATTCAAGCCAAAGTTGAGCAAGAAAAGTTAACTTCGACAGAAGAGTTGGCATATAAGAGGAACCAAAGCGAAGCGCTTAAAGAAGAAGCAAATGGATTAGCCAAAGAATGGGCACGATATCGAATTGCGGAACATCTGTTATCCCGGGCGCGGGAGCGGTTTGAGCGTGAGCAGCAGCCTGAAGTTGTTAAGCAGGCCGGAATTTTCTTTAAGACAATTACAAAAGGTGCCTACAGTGGTGTCTTTAAGCCACTTGGAGAAGAAGATATTTTTGCGTTGGCAGAAGATGGCACAAGACGAAAGCCGGAAGAATTAAGCCGAGGAACAGTGGAGCAACTCTATTTATCCCTGCGCCTTGGGCATATATTAAGTCACTCAAATCAAAATGAACCGTTACCTGTCATCATGGATGATATAATGGTTAATTTTGATCCAATAAGAGCTGCAAGTACTGCTGAAACAATTACAGAGTTAGCAACGCATAATCAGGTATTTCTTTTTACCTGTCATCCGCAAACAGTAGAAATCATGCGAAATCATGCTCAGGATGTCGGTGTTTATACCGTTGTGAATGGTTTGCTTGATGTTGAAACCGGCTAA